Proteins from a single region of Flavobacterium sp. YJ01:
- a CDS encoding glutamine synthetase beta-grasp domain-containing protein: MAKIKLEYIWLDGYEPTQNLRSKTKVEEHENFKGTLEELGNWSFDGSSTKQAEGGSSDCLLVPVAIYPDPTRINGWLVMSEVMYADGTPHPSNGRATIDDDNDDFWFGFEQEYFIMDTKTQLPLGFPVGGYPAPQGMYYCSVGGKNTHGRKLVEEHADLCIAAGINFEGINQEVACGQWEFQLFAKGAKKAGDEIWVARYLLDRLTEKYGYYIEYHPKPLGDTDWNGSGMHANFSNEVLRTCGDQATYERICEAFRPVTAEHIAVYGAYNDQRLTGKHETASIHDFSYGVSDRGCSIRIPLMTVQKGWKGWLEDRRPASNGDPYKIAARIIKTVKSAL, from the coding sequence ATGGCTAAAATTAAGTTAGAGTACATTTGGTTAGATGGATATGAACCAACTCAAAATCTTAGAAGTAAAACTAAAGTTGAAGAGCACGAAAACTTCAAAGGAACATTAGAAGAACTTGGAAACTGGTCATTTGATGGTTCGTCAACTAAACAAGCTGAAGGTGGTTCTTCTGACTGTCTTTTAGTACCTGTTGCAATTTATCCAGATCCAACTCGTATCAACGGATGGTTAGTAATGTCTGAAGTTATGTATGCTGACGGAACTCCGCACCCTTCTAACGGTAGAGCTACAATTGATGATGATAATGATGATTTTTGGTTTGGTTTCGAACAAGAGTATTTCATCATGGATACTAAAACTCAACTTCCACTTGGTTTCCCAGTTGGAGGATACCCTGCTCCACAAGGGATGTACTACTGTTCAGTAGGTGGAAAAAACACACACGGAAGAAAATTAGTTGAAGAGCATGCTGATTTATGTATCGCTGCTGGAATCAACTTTGAAGGAATCAACCAAGAGGTTGCTTGCGGACAATGGGAATTCCAATTATTCGCTAAAGGTGCCAAAAAAGCTGGAGATGAAATCTGGGTTGCTCGTTACCTATTAGACCGTCTGACTGAGAAATATGGTTACTATATTGAATACCACCCAAAACCTCTAGGAGATACAGACTGGAATGGTTCTGGAATGCACGCTAACTTCTCTAACGAAGTATTAAGAACATGTGGAGACCAAGCAACTTACGAAAGAATTTGCGAGGCTTTCCGTCCTGTTACTGCTGAGCACATCGCAGTTTACGGAGCTTACAACGACCAACGTTTAACTGGTAAACACGAAACTGCTTCTATCCACGATTTCTCTTATGGAGTTTCAGACAGAGGATGTTCTATCAGAATTCCTTTGATGACTGTTCAAAAAGGATGGAAAGGTTGGTTGGAAGACAGAAGACCAGCTTCAAACGGAGATCCTTACAAAATTGCTGCTAGAATTATCAAAACTGTTAAATCAGCGCTATAA
- a CDS encoding TerC family protein, with translation MIVWTLFLLAVIFILALDLGVFNKTPHIISTKEASKWTLIWVTLSFLFSGVIYWLYTTDYIENPDGLKPAVASMKFITGYLIELSLSVDNIFVIAIIFASFKIPQKYQHRVLFWGILGAIVFRGLMIFFGVMLISKFTWTTYVFGLFLLFTAAKMLFSGEDEDFHPRDSFVYKTLGKIIPITSEMDGEKFFITTNTAKKAATPLFVALIVIEVMDVLFAVDSVPAILAITKDPFLVFSSNIFAILGLRSMYFFLANMLAKFSYLEYSLVAILAFVGLKMLLHDYIEVPEWASLGFIALSLLVGVLVSLKFGEEKVLTDSDSDKE, from the coding sequence ATGATAGTCTGGACTCTCTTTTTACTTGCTGTAATTTTTATTCTTGCTTTAGATCTTGGTGTCTTTAACAAAACACCACATATTATTAGCACAAAAGAAGCCAGCAAATGGACTTTAATCTGGGTAACTTTATCGTTTCTTTTTTCTGGTGTAATCTACTGGTTATACACCACAGATTATATCGAAAATCCTGATGGATTAAAACCTGCGGTAGCTTCAATGAAGTTTATTACAGGTTACTTAATCGAATTATCTTTAAGCGTAGATAACATTTTTGTTATTGCAATTATCTTTGCTTCATTTAAAATTCCGCAAAAATACCAACACCGTGTTTTGTTCTGGGGAATTTTAGGCGCTATAGTTTTCCGCGGATTAATGATTTTCTTTGGAGTAATGTTAATTAGCAAATTTACCTGGACTACTTATGTATTCGGTTTGTTCTTGCTTTTTACTGCTGCAAAAATGCTTTTTTCTGGAGAAGACGAAGATTTTCACCCGAGAGATTCTTTTGTATACAAAACGTTAGGCAAAATTATTCCGATTACTTCAGAAATGGATGGAGAAAAATTCTTTATCACAACCAATACTGCAAAAAAAGCGGCAACACCTTTATTTGTTGCTTTAATCGTAATCGAAGTTATGGATGTATTGTTTGCAGTAGATAGCGTTCCTGCAATTCTAGCTATTACCAAAGATCCATTTTTAGTGTTTAGTTCTAATATTTTTGCCATTTTAGGATTGCGTTCTATGTATTTCTTTCTGGCAAATATGCTGGCAAAATTCAGTTATTTAGAATACAGCTTGGTAGCTATTTTAGCTTTCGTTGGATTAAAAATGCTTCTACACGATTATATTGAAGTACCAGAATGGGCTTCTTTAGGTTTTATCGCTTTATCTCTTTTAGTTGGAGTTCTGGTTTCATTAAAATTTGGAGAAGAAAAAGTTTTGACAGATTCTGATTCTGATAAAGAATAA